TATCGGCGATGTCGTGAAACTGATATAAGCTTGCTTCGATGATCACGGTCTCCGCGGTCGGTAGCGGCGCTCCGTCGCGCACGTCGAACGCGCGGACGTCCGCGCCACGCCGGGCGGCGAGCCTCAGCATGGCGGGCTCCAGATCGAGCCCGACGTACGACCGGAGCAGCCCGCGGTCGCCGAGATGCCGGTAGAGCGCGAGGTCGCCGCAGCACACCTCGAGGACCTCGGTCGGGCAGCCGATCCGGTCGGCGATGAGCGCGTACCGCGCGGCGTAGTCCCGTCCATAGCCGATCCGCATCG
This genomic interval from Candidatus Methylomirabilota bacterium contains the following:
- a CDS encoding class I SAM-dependent methyltransferase; amino-acid sequence: MLTIYRFPALYQLAMRIGYGRDYAARYALIADRIGCPTEVLEVCCGDLALYRHLGDRGLLRSYVGLDLEPAMLRLAARRGADVRAFDVRDGAPLPTAETVIIEASLYQFHDIADTLLPRLWAAARRLLVIAEPVRNLAHSRYGLARRVARILNRTTDGRIHTFRYTEATLLALCRRSKLPVSRLDRTPGGHEIIVYSVKAPG